The following are from one region of the Leptospira saintgironsiae genome:
- a CDS encoding methylmalonyl-CoA mutase family protein, producing the protein MEPEIYTPHNKLKFVTAASLFDGHDASINIMRRILQSSGAEVVHLGHNRSVQEIVDCAIQEDVQGIAVTSYQGGHVEYFKYMIDLLKEKESSHIKVFGGGGGTILPSEIQELEAYGVSKIYSPDDGRSLGLQGMINDLLQKSDFIPPHRFNGNLFAEIRKKNPIAIAESISLVESSENDPKKIDPGKLDFPLSKKTIPILGITGTGGAGKSSLTDELVRRFIHDFEDKTIAIISVDPSKRKTGGALLGDRIRMNSISHPRVYMRSFATREANIALNRNVKKSLDVLKSSEFDLVIVETAGIGQSDSEITEVSDLSLYVMTPEFGAATQLEKIDMIDYADLIAVNKCDKRGALDAIRDVQKQFQRSRKLFDQGPETMPVFGTIASQFNDPGTNNLYVALIDSLNKKFNLDWKSNFAASAETSQKIHIIPPDRQRYLAEIAEECEKYENFVKKESETAEVLYRIKGTIEVLKERGKNVSDLEEEYSKREEGLHPDTKKILKEWDSKLEKYSGEFFTYKVRDKEIKVENFTKSLSNLNIPKVSVPKFRNWGEIVKWSYTENFPGEFPFAAGVFPFKRTGEDPTRMFAGEGGPERTNARFHYVSHGMPAHRLSTAFDSVTLYGEDPGLRPDIYGKIGNSGVSIATLDDAKKLYSGFDLCSPSTSVSMTINGPAPMLLSFFLNTAIDQTCEKYIRAEGKVEEAKSKLAEIYSKKGVPVPHYKGEIPKGNDGLGLLLLGTTGDQILPKEVYEKIKKETLSSVRGTVQADILKEDQAQNTCIFSTEFALKLMGDIQEYFIWNKIRNFYSVSISGYHIAEAGANPITQVAFTLANGFTFVEYYLSRGMKIDDFAPNLSFFFSNGIDPEYAVIGRVARKIWAKSMKYKYSGSERSQMLKYHIQTSGRSLHAQEIAFNDIRTTLQALYAIYDNCNSLHTNAYDEAITTPTEESVRRAMAIQLIINRELGLAKNENPLQGSFIIDDLSALVEEAILSEFRRISERGGVLGAMERMYQRNKIQEESLEYEHRKHTGEIPVIGVNTFLGKDGSPTILPEEVIRSTEDEKKAQIRELEAFQFRNKEESSEALKNLQAACLSGENGFEALVEAGKVCSLGQMTHSLYEVGGQYRRSM; encoded by the coding sequence ATGGAACCTGAAATTTATACACCCCATAATAAATTAAAATTTGTGACTGCCGCTTCACTTTTTGACGGACATGATGCTTCTATCAATATCATGAGAAGAATACTTCAATCTTCTGGAGCAGAAGTAGTTCACCTTGGTCATAATAGATCAGTCCAAGAAATCGTAGACTGTGCCATCCAAGAAGATGTGCAAGGAATTGCAGTCACAAGTTACCAAGGTGGTCATGTAGAATATTTCAAATATATGATAGATCTTCTGAAAGAAAAAGAAAGTTCTCATATAAAAGTATTCGGCGGAGGTGGAGGAACTATCCTTCCCTCCGAGATTCAAGAGTTAGAAGCTTATGGAGTTTCTAAAATTTATTCTCCAGATGATGGTCGCTCCTTAGGATTACAAGGAATGATCAACGATCTATTACAAAAATCTGATTTTATTCCACCACATAGATTTAATGGAAATCTTTTCGCAGAGATCCGCAAAAAAAATCCGATCGCAATCGCAGAATCAATCTCCTTAGTGGAATCTTCTGAAAATGATCCTAAAAAAATAGACCCTGGAAAATTGGATTTTCCACTTTCCAAAAAGACGATTCCGATTTTAGGAATTACTGGAACAGGAGGAGCAGGAAAATCTTCCCTTACAGATGAATTAGTCAGAAGATTTATCCATGACTTCGAAGACAAAACAATTGCTATTATATCAGTAGACCCTTCCAAAAGAAAAACAGGAGGAGCACTTTTAGGAGATAGAATACGTATGAACTCTATCTCTCATCCAAGAGTTTATATGAGATCATTTGCAACTAGAGAAGCAAATATCGCATTGAACAGAAATGTCAAAAAAAGTCTGGATGTTCTCAAAAGTTCTGAATTCGACTTAGTGATCGTAGAAACAGCGGGGATTGGACAAAGTGATTCAGAGATCACAGAAGTTTCCGATCTTTCACTATACGTGATGACTCCTGAATTTGGAGCCGCCACTCAATTAGAAAAAATTGATATGATCGATTATGCGGATTTGATTGCAGTTAATAAATGTGACAAAAGAGGAGCATTAGACGCAATCAGAGATGTCCAAAAACAATTCCAAAGATCCAGAAAACTATTCGATCAAGGGCCTGAAACGATGCCAGTATTCGGCACAATCGCTTCTCAATTTAATGATCCTGGCACAAATAATCTATATGTTGCACTGATTGATTCTTTGAATAAAAAATTCAATCTGGATTGGAAATCTAATTTTGCTGCAAGCGCAGAGACTAGCCAAAAGATCCATATCATCCCTCCAGATAGACAAAGATATCTAGCTGAGATCGCGGAAGAATGCGAGAAATACGAGAATTTCGTCAAAAAAGAATCCGAAACTGCAGAAGTTTTATATAGGATCAAAGGTACGATAGAAGTATTAAAAGAAAGAGGCAAAAACGTCTCTGACTTGGAAGAAGAATACTCCAAAAGAGAAGAAGGACTTCATCCTGATACTAAAAAGATCCTGAAAGAATGGGATTCTAAATTAGAAAAATATTCTGGAGAATTTTTCACTTATAAAGTCAGAGACAAAGAGATCAAGGTAGAGAATTTTACAAAATCTTTAAGTAATCTGAATATCCCTAAGGTTTCCGTTCCTAAATTCCGCAACTGGGGCGAAATTGTAAAATGGTCTTATACTGAAAACTTCCCGGGAGAATTTCCATTTGCTGCTGGGGTATTTCCTTTTAAAAGAACCGGCGAAGATCCTACTCGTATGTTCGCAGGAGAAGGCGGACCAGAAAGAACAAACGCAAGATTCCACTACGTTAGCCATGGAATGCCGGCTCATCGTTTGAGTACTGCATTCGATTCTGTTACATTATATGGAGAAGATCCTGGACTTCGTCCAGATATTTATGGTAAGATCGGAAACTCCGGAGTGAGCATCGCTACCTTAGATGATGCTAAAAAACTCTACTCTGGTTTTGATCTTTGTAGCCCTAGCACTTCTGTGTCCATGACGATTAACGGACCGGCACCGATGCTTCTATCCTTCTTCTTAAATACCGCGATTGATCAAACCTGCGAAAAATATATTCGTGCAGAAGGAAAAGTAGAAGAAGCAAAATCCAAACTTGCGGAGATCTATTCTAAAAAAGGTGTTCCTGTTCCTCACTATAAAGGAGAGATCCCGAAAGGAAATGATGGTCTAGGCCTTCTTCTTTTAGGAACAACCGGTGATCAGATCCTTCCTAAGGAAGTTTATGAAAAGATAAAGAAAGAAACTCTTTCTTCTGTTCGAGGAACTGTTCAGGCGGATATCTTAAAAGAAGACCAGGCACAGAATACATGTATCTTCTCCACTGAATTTGCTCTGAAGTTAATGGGTGATATACAGGAATATTTTATCTGGAATAAGATACGTAATTTTTATTCTGTTTCTATTTCAGGATATCATATAGCAGAGGCAGGAGCAAATCCGATCACTCAGGTTGCCTTCACTCTTGCAAATGGTTTTACATTTGTGGAATATTATCTTTCACGCGGAATGAAGATTGATGATTTTGCTCCGAATCTTTCCTTCTTCTTCTCCAATGGAATTGATCCTGAATATGCAGTCATTGGAAGAGTGGCGCGTAAGATCTGGGCCAAGAGTATGAAATATAAATACAGCGGATCTGAACGTTCTCAGATGTTAAAATACCATATCCAAACTTCTGGACGTTCTTTACACGCACAAGAGATTGCATTCAACGATATTCGAACCACCTTACAAGCTTTATATGCAATCTATGATAATTGTAATAGTTTGCATACGAATGCATATGATGAAGCAATCACAACTCCTACAGAAGAATCTGTAAGAAGAGCAATGGCAATCCAGCTCATCATCAATAGAGAATTGGGTCTGGCTAAAAACGAAAATCCTCTACAAGGTTCCTTTATCATTGATGATCTTTCTGCTCTAGTAGAAGAGGCAATCTTGTCTGAGTTCAGACGTATCTCTGAAAGAGGCGGAGTTCTAGGTGCAATGGAAAGAATGTACCAAAGAAATAAGATCCAAGAAGAATCTCTGGAGTATGAACACAGAAAACATACTGGAGAAATTCCAGTAATAGGTGTGAATACTTTCTTAGGAAAAGATGGATCTCCTACAATTCTTCCAGAAGAAGTAATCCGCTCCACTGAAGATGAGAAAAAAGCGCAGATCAGAGAGTTGGAGGCATTCCAATTCAGGAATAAAGAGGAATCTTCTGAGGCCCTGAAAAATTTACAAGCCGCTTGCCTATCCGGAGAGAACGGATTCGAAGCATTGGTAGAAGCAGGAAAGGTTTGTTCTTTGGGACAAATGACCCATTCTCTTTACGAAGTGGGCGGCCAATATAGAAGAAGTATGTGA
- a CDS encoding LIC_11090 family protein, with protein MKTISIILTQCFLFQSLVFGSGWFCGMLAGEIKLCHCNHGSQKEKHSDSEDSRFSSKLADSGEDHSNSKPSSLPDCHSAKSGEAHKCACKKAKDKASYLSGTICTQFFTYSKLENIAPETLGSELLSRIQEGCGVFVSFDLERPPQFS; from the coding sequence ATGAAAACGATTTCTATCATTCTGACCCAATGTTTCCTATTCCAAAGTTTGGTATTCGGAAGCGGTTGGTTCTGTGGAATGCTCGCGGGTGAGATCAAACTTTGCCATTGTAATCACGGAAGCCAAAAAGAAAAACACTCAGATTCTGAAGATTCCAGATTCTCTTCCAAACTCGCTGATAGCGGAGAAGATCATTCTAATTCAAAACCTTCTTCCCTACCCGACTGTCATTCCGCTAAATCGGGTGAAGCACATAAATGTGCCTGTAAAAAAGCAAAAGATAAGGCCTCTTATTTAAGCGGGACTATCTGCACTCAATTTTTCACTTATTCCAAATTAGAAAACATAGCTCCTGAAACTCTTGGCTCAGAACTTCTGAGCCGTATTCAAGAAGGTTGCGGAGTGTTTGTTTCTTTCGATCTAGAAAGACCCCCTCAATTCTCCTAA
- a CDS encoding MbnP family copper-binding protein: protein MKSLCRSVIAAASLIFIGCDGSSSPNAALLALATLSPPGIEFKAVVGDSDASCGGDITGHGDSHSSSVTIQHVAGVMPIGLKDLRFYVSEFELVDQNDNIITLDVPNTGAWQYGGVALLDFENGKGSCSGTTETNNFVQASVENKTYKTLRFTLGVPESLNHIDYSVAPSPLNVSGLAWSWTMGYRFFVGEFLSNDAATLGNAAVLHIGSAGCSESAGVYTCTNSNRTVIELTPTEGFNPFTQKVQFDLKKAVTGWDISTGSKSCHSMGAMDSATCSLVYPNFGLDYSTGNAGSTTQTVFGIISK, encoded by the coding sequence ATGAAATCATTATGTAGATCCGTAATCGCGGCCGCTTCATTAATTTTTATAGGTTGTGACGGATCGTCCAGCCCAAACGCCGCTCTTTTAGCATTAGCTACCCTGAGCCCACCAGGAATTGAATTTAAAGCAGTAGTCGGAGATAGCGATGCCAGCTGCGGAGGAGATATTACAGGGCATGGAGATAGTCATTCTAGCTCTGTAACGATCCAACATGTGGCAGGAGTTATGCCAATCGGACTTAAAGATCTTAGATTTTATGTTTCTGAATTTGAACTTGTAGATCAAAACGATAATATAATCACTTTAGATGTTCCTAATACTGGAGCTTGGCAGTACGGTGGAGTTGCACTTCTTGACTTTGAAAACGGAAAAGGAAGTTGTAGCGGGACTACGGAAACAAACAATTTTGTCCAAGCTTCTGTAGAAAATAAAACCTACAAAACTCTTAGATTCACTTTGGGAGTTCCAGAAAGTTTAAATCATATCGATTACAGTGTTGCTCCTAGTCCATTAAATGTTTCTGGACTCGCTTGGAGCTGGACCATGGGTTATAGATTTTTCGTAGGAGAATTTCTCTCTAATGATGCTGCAACTCTTGGAAATGCAGCAGTTCTACATATAGGATCTGCCGGCTGTTCCGAATCGGCTGGAGTTTATACCTGCACCAATTCCAACCGGACTGTGATTGAACTAACTCCTACCGAAGGATTCAATCCATTCACACAAAAGGTTCAATTCGACCTTAAAAAAGCTGTGACAGGTTGGGATATCAGCACTGGAAGCAAAAGTTGCCATTCTATGGGGGCCATGGATAGCGCGACCTGTTCCTTAGTGTATCCGAATTTCGGTTTGGATTATTCTACCGGCAATGCTGGGTCCACCACACAGACAGTATTTGGAATAATTTCCAAATAG
- a CDS encoding methanobactin export MATE transporter MbnM, producing the protein MNKYITFSLLFLLLFQCTQLGLAKEKSSGSESILLLLGTSPSEGTPYTWDLPAGFPAPKVPSDNPITVEKIDLGRFLFYDTRLSENETQSCGSCHKQENAFTDGLTVSVGSTGQSHPRNAQHLSNVAYNLRQTWANPVLKKLEDQARVPMFGDNPVELGMKDREDLLLERLSTDSDYVSKFKSAFPNDQNPFSILNITKALSSFQRTFISGNSAYDRYQAGDFSALSPSAIRGKNLFFGEKAECFHCHGGFNFTDTVLHTGTVFEEVTFHNNGLDSSRFVSPNGGLYEFTFKEEDRGKFRAPSLRNVELTAPYMHDGSIPDLLSVVNHYVNGGTGDGTTNPYRDVFVRSFSLSESEKQDLVEFLKSLTDTEFTTNPKFQDPF; encoded by the coding sequence ATGAATAAATATATTACGTTTTCTTTACTCTTCCTTCTACTTTTTCAATGTACACAATTGGGGCTGGCGAAAGAAAAAAGTTCCGGATCAGAAAGTATACTTTTACTTTTAGGAACTTCTCCTTCCGAAGGAACTCCATATACCTGGGATCTTCCTGCGGGATTTCCTGCGCCGAAAGTTCCAAGTGATAATCCAATCACCGTGGAGAAAATAGATCTAGGAAGGTTTTTATTTTATGATACAAGATTATCTGAAAATGAAACCCAATCCTGTGGAAGTTGCCATAAACAAGAAAATGCGTTTACCGATGGGCTAACTGTTTCCGTTGGTTCTACAGGTCAGTCTCATCCGAGAAATGCACAACATCTTTCTAACGTCGCCTATAATCTTAGGCAAACTTGGGCAAATCCAGTTTTAAAAAAATTAGAAGACCAAGCAAGAGTTCCTATGTTCGGGGACAATCCAGTTGAATTAGGAATGAAAGACAGAGAAGATCTTTTGTTAGAAAGGCTTTCGACCGATTCTGACTACGTTTCTAAATTCAAATCCGCCTTTCCAAACGACCAAAATCCTTTCAGTATATTAAATATTACGAAAGCTTTATCCAGTTTCCAAAGAACCTTTATCTCCGGAAATTCTGCATACGATCGATACCAGGCTGGAGATTTTTCTGCCCTAAGCCCTTCTGCAATCCGAGGTAAAAACCTATTCTTTGGAGAAAAAGCAGAATGTTTCCATTGCCATGGTGGTTTCAATTTTACAGATACAGTCCTTCACACAGGAACGGTTTTCGAAGAAGTTACATTTCATAATAATGGATTAGATTCTTCCAGATTTGTAAGTCCGAACGGCGGATTGTATGAATTCACATTTAAGGAAGAAGATCGTGGAAAATTCAGAGCACCTTCTCTGCGTAACGTAGAACTTACTGCACCCTATATGCATGATGGCTCAATTCCGGATCTATTATCTGTAGTGAATCATTATGTAAACGGTGGAACGGGAGACGGAACTACAAATCCATATAGAGATGTTTTTGTAAGAAGTTTCTCCTTAAGTGAATCCGAAAAACAGGATTTGGTTGAATTCCTAAAAAGCCTAACAGACACGGAATTTACAACCAATCCTAAATTCCAGGATCCGTTCTGA